The nucleotide window TATGTGTTCATCAGCACAGTGGCATGCAAGCACACGGTATGTCCAACCCTAAGATGCACCCAAGGATTGGTATTGTACCAGACCAAGATATGAAACCTTGTCATTGTGACACTATAAATGAAGGGCATTGAATTGAGTTGAGAAAGGATGTGCatgtaattatataatttttacatGTATCAGTGTTAACTGAAACTTAATCTGTACCAGACCAAGATAGCTTCCATCAATAGATTGAAACTAGTAGTTTTGTCCTATGGAAACTCTAGCTTCCATCTTTTTATCAGAAGTATGGAAAGTTGTCAGTCCCCATCTAAGGCTCACCAGTGCTTGAGAACTAGtataagaggaagaaataatccAAATATAAAAAAGGTAACAATGATTCAATTTATCCTGTTTTATCTTATTTATAATCGAACCACAGAGAGATAGCATAATGAATGTATCAATAAACATAAAAGATAAACAAACCATAAGATATTGtgccttataaatttttattcccCAGTACTGTCAGCAGTGATTAAAATCAATGACTGTTGTACCGACCGAAACGACATGAAACGGGTGGTCCAAACGTGGACCGTACGCAGATCACCCTCGTTTCCGGTGGTCTGATCCAACCGAGAGGAAAAAACGAAAAGAACCTAAAATGGGCCTGATCCAACTTAGTATTTATAGAAAAACCTAAAATGAAAAATCTCTTCTTGCGATACTGCTGCCGTCACCACTGCTGTTCGATGCTGCCGCTGCTGTCGTTCACCACAATGTATCTTCTCGGTACACTCccacgtcttcttcttcttcgcctcttcttccttcttccttctttttttctttttcttccattacttcctcttctttcttcttccttcttcctccacctccactgcttcctcttcttcattcttcttcctcctctcactCCACCACctgccttcttccttctcctcttcctccaccttgccttcctcttctccttctttttcttcctctctaaAACATCAGTTTGTATCTGTGTACCAACACATGTACACCGGTATTGATTGGTATATACCTGTCCGAACATATCACTGAAATGGGTCCAGTACCCGAAACGGCAATCCTTGATGAAAATGTTACATGCAATTTGATAACAAGGCACAAATCTGTACTTACTCGTTTTGCTTAAGAACCCTTAGATCTATATGCACCCATAATCCAAAGTATGTTTTGCATTCTTCTTTATTAAAATTATAGTGGATAAATGCAAATTTTGCTTTGATTCAATAGGTAAACAATGGTTAGTTGTTTAAGATGATAGGTATTACATATTATTTTGTTTAATACAGTAATTATTCAATTTAAGAGTAAGCCTTGGCACCACAGTAAGATTGCTCTTTTCCTACCTGGGTGGCTAGGTTTATGTCATGAAGACATGAACACAATATCTCTACTTGAAGGGGTAAGTGATATGAACCCGAATGCAACTAGCGTGAATTCATCTTGAGTGGATATAGTATTCCTACATTGATCCTCTCCAAATCCATGTTAATAAGAACCTCATGCATTGGGCCATCTTTTTTATTACTGTATAAAGTAGGCACAAGTTTTCGAGGCATTTTCCCTGTCAATTGTTTCAATGACTTGATGAACACTACTTGGTTTGCTCCATCTTAATTGTTTACGATGAATAATTTTCATTTTCTTTCAGTTAATTACACAAAAAgcaaatgatttatttgatgatggAAATTGAACCAGAATATGACTGCCATAGTCAGACATCAATATTCTTATATATGTAATGTAGATTAAAAGTGAGTGATTGTTTCATATTTTTTGTATTTAGCTTGAATTAAGGGTCATATTGTCATTGACCTTTTCTTTTATTGTGTAGGTTTGATAAATCAACTAAAAAAGGAATCTTAAATGGCTATTTTGTTTGGCTAATAATTGGCTATGCTTTTGGTAGGTCCATGTTCCTCAAATCTAGTCTTTTTTCTGTTATTTGTTTATGTCAATGTTGATTgtataggaaaaaatatttttgctaTTAAATGATTAGTATTGTTCTATGTTTCAAATTATAATAAAGAATTTACTAGGGTAATGGATGTTCTTTTAATGAGTTGGGTTATCAGCCAGGTTCTCATATGTTGAATTGCCTAATATTCCATAGTCTCTATATCTGTGAAAGAAGATATAGATTATAGGGGCttacaaaatataatatttttttattttgctaaCAAAACAAAGATGTACCATGTGTGATGTGCCTTTGGATTACCTAATATTGAAGAAGAATCTGGTCAGATATTTGATTTCAATATTCTCCTTGAGAAATTGGGCCTCTCCTTCAATATTTTTGCTTCAATTTGGAAGAATTTGACTGAGAGTTGGGTGAGGGGAAGGAATGAGGGTGAGAGGGAGAAATGAATTGGGAAAGAGGGCTGAACAGGGCTTTCCAGCCCCTATATATACTTAAAAAAGATCAGTCTCTTTTTGTCAACTCACTAGTAACTGCAATTTACAGGGCTTACTGGGTGGTTAGTCCTGTTTCACAAGTAGACCTCCTGAGAGAGGGCAGTTTGGGTCCTAGTTCTCTAGCAGACTAGTATATATCGAGTGATACATTCACCGGTCCAGCTGGTTTGTCAAACCTTGTATAAAACTTGCAATTAAATTTTAATGATAACACTAGAGTAGTTACTAGTTATAAGTTAAATGGATCTTGGTTACTTCTAGAAATTAGTATGCCTCTTTGAAGGTAAATCTTGTTTGGGATTTCCAGGTGTCAAGTTCTGTTTCACAAGTGGACTTCCCACTAGAGGGCTGTCCGGGATCTGACCATCGGGAAGACTTTTTTTGTCAATGTATATTTTGTCAATTCCTTTGTGAAACTTAAATTATTATTgatgtttttttctttctttatttgctGTTTGCAGACTGAATTTTCCTTAGATTCATGACTTGTTTACTGTTCTTACTACATGTCTTAGCTTGTGTACCTTAAAGTAATACAAACCTACAGAACTCTAAATGCACTTAGGTAAGCTGATTTGGCAGCAGCAGAGTCATGAGGTTATCAACTGATTTTCTAGTATGAAGATatgtttcataaatttaaattgtTTGGTTTTGTTCAAATTGCAGTCACAGTTGTAGATCCACGTAacttattgttcacaatatcaATGCTTCTTTATTGCTTGCATTTAATTACCTTGTTGGTATGCCATTGTGGTGTTCCACGTGTGATGGCATTATGCCATTTAACATAGATCAACATATGCCTCTACTTCCAGGAATGTCAACCAGCATGATACATGCTGGCATTGAAAGCTATGGTTCATGCATTCCCCAGTTGTTGATAGTAATCCAAGCAGAAAAATGAAGACAATGTGTGAGgatgaaggaaaaaagaagagcagagagagagaataaGATATGGATGTTGCTTTAACTAAGGCAATTTGCATCTTTTCTCATGATATGATGGTCAAAGAAAGAAGAGCTTCTGATATATTCTTTAATAGCTCTGTTTTTAAGGGAAAACATAGAATGAGACTGTTTTTCATTTGGAAAAGACATCATGAAAATGAATGTAGCTTTTGTTAGGATGGTGACAATCCTCAGATGTATAACTACTAATTGTCAGGTTGGAGCTTGCATCAATGGGGATAAGAATAATAGTTTAGGTGATTTTGActtttcaaaggaattctatatgATGGTAGTGGGGTATTCAAGGTACTCCAATGTTAAAAATGAAAGAGACCAACAGAAGTAGCAGCTTATGTCGGGACCTTCAAAATCAATAGAGGACAAGGTTCTGGAGAAAAGTTAGATGGGTTTCAAAGGTTGTCTGTTTTAAGATCCTCCGGTGAAGCCTGTGCACAGTCTTGTTTGTCTTAAGCCTGTTTTCGGAAAGAAAAAGCATTTAGCTATCAGATGAAATCTATCCACTAGTGGAACAGTCCACTTTTTTCCACTTGTATGAGGTCTGTTACTGGATATATAAGTATTCCATTTTCCGTGGTGCTGCATAGAAGTGTAATAGAGAGGAATGTGCAAGCTTGACAGTTggcattttgaaaatttttttttcgtaTTGTTTAGATCTCTTTCTTGGCAAAAGAAACAATCAATTATTCATTAATCTTGCACATTACATCAAATGATGTTGAGATCACTATAATCCAGTAGCATAGGATCTCCCCAAAAGCTGTTAATGCCTGGCACTCTAGCAGAATTAGCGAATCTGTGATCGATCAGATTTACTTCTCTAGGGATTTAACTCCAATTGAGAACATTAACAGTTTGAGCAAGAAAGTGTTGATCACCCAGAATCTGTGAGTAGTGAGTCAGTCCTGATCCAAAATGTTCCTGTACCTCAGCAAACTGTGCATCCAGCAGCTATCAAAACCTCTTCCTGATTCCTGAAAACAAAACCAGTGCCTGCAAACTGGCCAGTAGTATTAAAAGATCCATCACAGTCCATAAATGAATATTGTAAAGGTAAATGAGTTTTCCGTGTCACAGCAATATCCACACTTGGCTCACGAGAAATGTGATTGATTGTACCACACAGTTAAGATAAAGGTAGCCCCTTCCTATCAAGATCTTTTTACATCTAGCTTTTTTGATAAACTGAATGGTCAGTACTGATTCCTTTCTTCTAGTCTGAATCATCTTTATCCTAATATGAACCTAAGGCCTGGCTGGTATGTGGTGTAGAAATCCTAGGATTTCTGTGTAAATTTTGAGAAGGGATTCAATTTCTGACAGAAATCCCACTCTTATTTTTAGCTTCAAAATCCCAACTTCAGTTTTCCAAATTCGAAATTTGTGCTTGGCTTGGGAATTTCATGCATGTTTTGTGTTTATCCTGGGATTTCCAAGGAACTAATTTGAGGGTGTTTGGATGAAACCTTGAGGTTTAAAGGGAAAACCCCCATACTGATACTAGGGCCTTGGTCCTTTTTCTCTTATTGTTTATTTTCAAGGGTTGAGTTTATGCACAATGCTGATCTTTGATATTCTTGTCAGCGCTAAGAGAATGACTCTTTAACAGGTTTGTCTCTCACATATCTTGTCTTTTTCCTGATGAATGGACATGGACAACCTGCTCTGCTCTACTTGGTTCCATGTACCTTAGGTGATTAACTGGATCTCTTAGCATTTTAACAAAGCCATtggttatttatcatttttgctaATGTATAGAAATTATGTTGGTCAAAATTGCTGACCTTCTGTGAGGTTGAGTTTCCAGGTCTTACTGTTGTATTGGGTGGAATTAGAGGAGAACTTAGCAACCTGTGGAATTTCGGAGAAAAACAATCCGAAGTTAGTCCTGCTGGACAAGTTTAACAATTGTTTAAATGAACTCTCATTCAAGATGATGATAAAGCTTTGGCAAACTTGCATCATATTCTCATGGAAAATCATAGGCACGGCACTGCCTGATTTAACCTGTCAGGTGCGGTTTGAGATGAGAACCACCAACAGCTACTCTACTTGCCAGGAATATGTAGCACCGATATGGAATATGAGGTAACAATGTCGACAAGCTCGTCTATTCTTGATATTTACTCTAATGAAATATAACATGTTTTGCTCCTGAGAAGTAATGTAATCCCCCCACATTCTCTTTTGACATCTTCTGTATTCTACAACATCATCTCTACTTTTTCTTTAGTGTAATGTTGTAAAGTTAATTCATCAATATTTTGCCGTAAAATCTGTCATTTTGTTCTGCCGCTTCCATGAGCACTGATAATTGCATTCTGTATTTTCTCGCTGATCTGCGTGAACTTTTTACCTATATTTGGCTCAAGGATAGTTCTGtcttctttttgaaaagttttGAACATAGGTTAGGGATTGAACTCTTTTAGAACTCTTTCACGAGTTTTTCTATCGCAAGATAAAACAAGACACCAACCATCATGAACTGCTGCTATATGTCAGCCTTGATGATTAAGGGTCTAGAGTTTGACATGCGATACCACTTTATTTTGTGTTGGAAATAAATGGGATATTGCAAGAGAATTCTATTTTGTTCTTTATGTTCTTGCAAAATTATGTTTTACTGCCTCCTCCATTGATCATATATCACTTTTTCTAAACAATTACATTTCATTCTATGTTTCCTTTTGACCGTTTTGTTAGAGAGATATCGTGATGTTTTTTCATAATATCAGAAATGTATCCTCTCCTTTACACAGAGATTTATGTTTTATAGTCCCCTCATCTTTCCCCTTGTTTTCAACATCTTATTTCTTAATTTTTCTCCTTCCTCACTTATAATCATAAGGTGAGATGGatgcctttttatttttcattaaataataataataataatgacatgTGCATTTCACATTTTGTGCTTCCTTTTGATTGTTTGAATATGTTTATTTATTAGAGGTGTTATGatgaaaaatatcattatttttttataatatcaaaaagtatcctcttcttttttctttttcttttccttcttcttcaaagAGATGTTTTTCATTCTCCTCATTTTCCCCTTCTTATAACATTCACACATCTCCTTCCTCACTTGAAATCATTGGAGGAATAGATTTTAGCTCAAAATGTCCACTGTCATGCATAGCAATGACAAGGGATGAAATATAATGCGTATAACAAAAATTATGTCGAGACGTCAAATGTAATTAATTATATCAGGGGGTTCAAATGAATATTAGGATAAAGTTGGAGCGTGTCAAAACTGGACCGGAAAGATGAGACCAAGACGAGCGTATGGAGATGTCAAGACTTTTGGAGGCTCACCGATTAAGCTTATAAGCATCAGgagaacaaacaaacaaacaaagagCATTGACATTTTTATTGATATGGAACTGATACCTAATAATGGATCTGACTTACGGACTTCTTTTACCCCGACCTTACTCAGGAGAATAACAAGGAGCATTGACATTGTTCTCGATACACCTATAAATGGATTGACATATCTATGCCGACATACACACCGTTCAGAATGGCAAAAAAGAAGAGAATAAGAGGAAGAGGAAACCAGGAAAAGAAAGAACGGCAGCAGGCGGCAGCGATAAGAAACAGGTGGTGTTGCGATAAAGGCGGCTTCGGGCATGGGTGCAAGACAGCAGACGCAAATTACTTCGGGGCTTTGGAAACCATATGATAGAAATAACAAGGAATGAAAGGATTTGAAGTGTACCTCAAAACGGCTACCCGAAGAACAAATAGGAAGACGGATAATGCCTTTGGCCCTCGGTCCCACAGCTGAGCAACGGTTTCAACATTTGGCCAAGAAAACAGATCACAGATTCCATCCCCACTTTCTGAGTGCATGAGCACAAAGCTCAGGAGATAAtaacgaaaataaaaaaaaaaattaaaaaagccaaaaaaaaaaatattgacagACAAAAGATAAAAGACTTCCTCAGAGGAAACCGTGCTTGATCCTCGAGTTCATGACAAGTATAAAGATTCAGCGATGCGATGAGATCATGCCTTGGCTGCAGCCCCTAAAAGGGGAAACTGGGTAGGATCCTCAAAATGGAGTGCGGTGGCAGCATCATGGCCTCCCCGCCCTGAATACCCACCTCTATATCCACCACGATCTCCACGACCACGACCTCTCCCACCAGAACCACGTCCACGACCAGATGATGGCCCAATGTACCTCTCTCCCTCCGCAGGTTTTAGAAATTCGTTTATGCTCACCGACTGCAACAAAGAGAAAATTCATCACAACCACCAAACTTTAAGTATGGGTAAGAATGATTCAGACATGATCATTGTCATTTCTAATTAGATGCAAATAAGGTAATATTAATAATATGCAGGTACACAGTACTAAAAACAAGTCTGCTAAAAACATATACTAATACTATTGGAGGAGATGGATATAAACCAATAGATATTAGCACACAGATAAGTCTATAAAATCGATCGCAGATAACCTAATTGGATTTATACATTGTAGAACAGTTTCTTTGCTGTGACCTAGAACATttaagaaaaagtaaaaaaagagTTTTTAAACAAAGGAGAAATTACCAGTACACCCGATGAGTTATCAGTGATTACTTAGGTCAGTTCCCCTATATAACATCATCTTTTATTGGATGTCTAAGATGGACATCAGATAAAAGAGTgtccatgcaaaaagaaaaacaagTAATAGCATGCAGCAACTTTGGATGAAGAAACCAGAAGATCAATTTGAAAAGATCGAAATAATCAAAACCAGCCAGAGTAAGAAGTTGCATAACATTATATAGAAAGATCAAACAGCATTTATGGTATCATTTATAGGCTAAACACAATCAAAATGCAAAtgcttaaaagtattaaaagtaAACTCATATTCCTAATTGGAGATGCACACAAACTCAGTTATATATTGTTACATCTCCAATGTGGGACACTTGGTTTTTGTTActtttttatttgattataaTATAGTCGTGTATATTTAAATACACCTTTAATCTTGTTCAGTAATTTTATATAACCATAATAAACAGTAAGtaattgcataagaaatcttcaaacaaaaaaaaaacaaaaaaaatctataCAGCTAAAAAATCACCTGATTGTACTATGATATCCAAAACTGTGAAGATTCAAAGAAGGAAAACTACAGAttgaataaaaaaacaaaaaaggggaaaaaagaagAAACTAAGGCTATAACCAGGTCTAGTTATACCTTAcgaactttttcttctttttcagtaTTATCCTTCTTCTTCAGCTTTTCCTTCTCAATTTTCTGCCACCCAGCAGAGTATGTGCTTTTTAAGTTAACTAGAATCACTAGACGTCAATGAACTGCTATCGCAACGAGTTTAATAGAATCATGATATATATGAGCTAACCAGTTTAATAAAatcatcttctttctttctctcaacGAGCTGCATACTCTCAAAATCCTTGTCAACGACCACCTTTCTCTCTTCAATTTTCAGAGAAACTAAAgcctttcttttctcttgaagaaccttTGCATATTCATGGAGGGTCATTTCCTGGAAATAAAGAAAGCAGCCTTTAGAAATATAGTAATTATTCTCCCAAACCGTGACAAAACTCAACTTAGATCCTACAACTGCAACAACATGGTAACCATGTTATTAGACATAATGAGCTTAGAATAAGAGAAAATAAACAGATGGCGTAGAGCACAAGGCCCCTGCCAGTTAGATATTCACAGCCTCACCCCTAACCGCAACAAGACTTATTCCATTAATCAACCCTTGCACCTAAAACGCAACATTACATCCTTATCATTTTGACAGAAATATCTTCTACTTAATTTTAAAGTGCAACTAAAACTCAGTTTTGTTATGAATAATCactatacattatcctcttccttgGTATTAGTCTCCACAAGAGCCTCTTGAGCAACCAATTGCTTCTGATCTGCATTGTCTGCCTCTGCCCCCTTCGGGATATTGGTAGTTGCAGGCAGGTTCCTGATCCAGAATTTAGTCAATGTATTTGAATATGAATATAACACTGAGAGTTAAGAGAAAAACACAAGTAGCCATTTTGTTGTTATCTAAGATCAACAGAAAACAAAAGACAGTAATGGCACCAAAAGAACCTTTGATGTGATATTCTGCCATGCTGTAATATAGTAATCATTAATATCACAATAGAAGAGGTAATACAAACAAGTAtacagaataaaaaaaaaattgcttgaaaaatattatCTTCAAGCAAGAGCTAAATGCATCCATGCTTCTTTTCAGCCCTTTTGCAGTGATAAAACCACCATTGCTAAAAGCTCAATCAACAACAAATCAGCATATAGTGATAGAAAGATAACACACAAGGAATCTATCACCCAAAAGTGCAAAAAACAATAATGCACGAGCAAGTGGATCTATAGATCGTTTCCTCATGTTGCTTTACTACATCTATTTAAGCATAAACACTTACATGCCTAAAAATGAAAGCATCTACAacaaataagtaaaaaaaaacaaacaaatctTAAAGTAACCAATAACACACAAATAATCAATCACCTGAAAGTGCAAAAATCAGTAATGACAAGTGGATCTATAGAACATTTCCTCATGGTGCTTTACTAAATCTATTTGAGCAAAAGGACTAATAtgcctaaaaataaaaaatactttcgaaaaaataaatcttaaaataTCCAATAAGGAAATTAATATTTTAACATAAGCAAACAGTCCAGGTGAAGAAAAAGTGACAATTGTGTTGATCACTCAGGATGTTCCAGCTCATGTTAGCTTGTGTTTCATAAAAAATTCCTGCATACTTGAACCTCTTGATTAAGATTATTCTAACCTAAGATTATTATGCAAATTATTTGCCTCCAGGAtgatattaacaaaaaaaattaatcattctgGTAATTAGCAGACAGTGTTTCGTCATTTTAGCGCTAGAAAATCCTTTGAGAAGGTAAAATAATTCTTTgctaagaagaaaggatgtcttcCACTTGCAATGATATAGCAGTTAAATACAACAAGCACAAGCATACCATCCAGATGCATCATCACCAGTGAGCGCATTATTCTCAGTTTGATCCTTCCCCTTGGGAGCATCCTCTTTAATTTGAGACTCATTCCATCCATCACTTTTCCCATCCAGGACAGGCTCCCTCTCCACATACCTCTGGCTAACACCACCTCTGTAACCATGTTTGCCTCCACCAAACCCCCTCCTTTCACGGCCCTCAGCACCTCTGAAGCGACGGTTGTCACTGTCAAAATTCTTTTCCTCCCATCCTGAACTCTTCTGCTCGTCGCCAAACTTCCTACTCTCATATCTGGGCTCACGGTTCTCCACAAGTTCGTATCTGCTGAGGGCGTCGGCCCTCTCATCCAGCCCATCTCCGCCCTTGCCCTGGATCTCCATGTCAGCATTATCAAATCCCTGGCCCTCATGGAAGCCCCTTCCCCTTCCACGCCCCCTTCCACCTCTGCCACCAGCATATCCCCGGCCACGCCCACCAGAATCACTTCCGAAACCCCTCAAGTACTCACTCACAAACTTTACGGCG belongs to Musa acuminata AAA Group cultivar baxijiao chromosome BXJ1-11, Cavendish_Baxijiao_AAA, whole genome shotgun sequence and includes:
- the LOC103971522 gene encoding RGG repeats nuclear RNA binding protein A isoform X3; translation: MARQDNPFSLLGDDDDGGDVAALLLKVEAKISAAAAAAAAGVVVEEKPKSRTGTDGFLSKPLPPERMERGRGRGGRGRGLGRTGFRSGSTGGADDDAAVKFVSEYLRGFGSDSGGRGRGYAGGRGGRGRGRGRGFHEGQGFDNADMEIQGKGGDGLDERADALSRYELVENREPRYESRKFGDEQKSSGWEEKNFDSDNRRFRGAEGRERRGFGGGKHGYRGGVSQRYVEREPVLDGKSDGWNESQIKEDAPKGKDQTENNALTGDDASGWNLPATTNIPKGAEADNADQKQLVAQEALVETNTKEEDNEMTLHEYAKVLQEKRKALVSLKIEERKVVVDKDFESMQLVERKKEDDFIKLKIEKEKLKKKDNTEKEEKVRKSVSINEFLKPAEGERYIGPSSGRGRGSGGRGRGRGDRGGYRGGYSGRGGHDAATALHFEDPTQFPLLGAAAKA
- the LOC103971522 gene encoding RGG repeats nuclear RNA binding protein A isoform X2; protein product: MARQDNPFSLLGDDDDGGDVAALLLKVEAKISAAAAAAAAGVVVEEKPKSRTGTDGFLSKPLPPERMERGRGRGGRGRGLGRTGFRSGSTGGADDDAAVKFVSEYLRGFGSDSGGRGRGYAGGRGGRGRGRGRGFHEGQGFDNADMEIQGKGGDGLDERADALSRYELVENREPRYESRKFGDEQKSSGWEEKNFDSDNRRFRGAEGRERRGFGGGKHGYRGGVSQRYVEREPVLDGKSDGWNESQIKEDAPKGKDQTENNALTGDDASGWNLPATTNIPKGAEADNADQKQLVAQEALVETNTKEEDNEMTLHEYAKVLQEKRKALVSLKIEERKVVVDKDFESMQLVERKKEDDFIKLSVSINEFLKPAEGERYIGPSSGRGRGSGGRGRGRGDRGGYRGGYSGRGGHDAATALHFEDPTQFPLLGAAAKKVGMESVICFLGQMLKPLLSCGTEGQRHYPSSYLFFG
- the LOC103971522 gene encoding RGG repeats nuclear RNA binding protein A isoform X1, with the translated sequence MARQDNPFSLLGDDDDGGDVAALLLKVEAKISAAAAAAAAGVVVEEKPKSRTGTDGFLSKPLPPERMERGRGRGGRGRGLGRTGFRSGSTGGADDDAAVKFVSEYLRGFGSDSGGRGRGYAGGRGGRGRGRGRGFHEGQGFDNADMEIQGKGGDGLDERADALSRYELVENREPRYESRKFGDEQKSSGWEEKNFDSDNRRFRGAEGRERRGFGGGKHGYRGGVSQRYVEREPVLDGKSDGWNESQIKEDAPKGKDQTENNALTGDDASGWNLPATTNIPKGAEADNADQKQLVAQEALVETNTKEEDNEMTLHEYAKVLQEKRKALVSLKIEERKVVVDKDFESMQLVERKKEDDFIKLKIEKEKLKKKDNTEKEEKVRKSVSINEFLKPAEGERYIGPSSGRGRGSGGRGRGRGDRGGYRGGYSGRGGHDAATALHFEDPTQFPLLGAAAKKVGMESVICFLGQMLKPLLSCGTEGQRHYPSSYLFFG